One Bacillus sp. 2205SS5-2 DNA segment encodes these proteins:
- a CDS encoding DUF1836 domain-containing protein, which translates to METYKLTRKNLADLLLSLKYRSNHTPHIVLEEVWATTHLTEENNEQTFPSVLSTNIPPIIKKIIKTTKAEIGFSLNEIVSLGNLVEFTSFSQSTVQNWVKRDVKGLIGSPQLGKKYTIEQTAMLFIVEDLKATLDFESIRKILTLVFNDIDDSTDDIVNPTDLYAAYSSVFDKIHHLSFPRLKDFPLGPVNEMILHFIKEECQNLLASFEGVLEEDLIIVLNVLILSVSSVQATYYQSATKKYVESAVLEK; encoded by the coding sequence GTGGAAACATATAAATTGACGCGAAAAAATTTGGCCGACTTGCTTTTATCACTTAAATACAGATCGAACCACACTCCTCATATAGTGTTAGAAGAGGTCTGGGCCACAACTCATTTAACCGAAGAAAATAACGAACAAACATTTCCTTCCGTCCTTTCAACAAATATACCTCCCATCATAAAAAAGATCATTAAAACCACTAAAGCAGAAATCGGTTTCTCCCTAAATGAAATCGTCTCCCTTGGAAACCTTGTGGAATTCACTAGTTTCTCCCAAAGCACCGTGCAAAACTGGGTCAAGCGTGACGTGAAGGGACTAATTGGCTCTCCACAGTTAGGGAAAAAATATACCATCGAACAAACCGCTATGCTGTTTATCGTCGAAGATCTGAAAGCAACATTAGATTTTGAATCCATCCGAAAAATCTTAACCCTTGTTTTCAATGATATTGATGACTCAACAGATGATATAGTTAATCCAACTGATTTATATGCTGCATATTCATCGGTATTTGATAAAATTCATCATCTTTCATTTCCAAGATTAAAGGACTTTCCTTTAGGACCGGTTAATGAGATGATCCTTCATTTTATTAAAGAGGAATGCCAGAACCTATTAGCTAGTTTTGAAGGAGTATTAGAAGAAGATCTAATCATTGTATTAAATGTGTTGATCCTATCTGTTTCCTCTGTTCAAGCGACTTATTATCAATCCGCAACTAAGAAATATGTCGAGAGTGCTGTTTTAGAAAAGTAG